In a genomic window of Campylobacter concisus:
- the queC gene encoding 7-cyano-7-deazaguanine synthase QueC: protein MYNSSKNKRQNMKKAVCIMSGGMDSTLCAVMAKKAGYDIVALHFDYGQRTMRREKRAFDEICERLGVAKKLSLDVSFIAQIGGNSLTDTTMKIRKDGVEKDVPNTYVPFRNGIFISVATALAEKENAQAIYIGVVEEDSSGYPDCKESFIKSVNEAINLGTSPSFSCEIITPLVNLSKADIVAKSLELGSPLELTWSCYESEDKACGLCDSCRLRLNGFKKANATDKIVYKNQKFSL from the coding sequence TTGTATAATTCTAGCAAAAATAAAAGGCAAAATATGAAAAAAGCAGTTTGTATAATGAGCGGCGGTATGGATAGCACGCTTTGTGCTGTAATGGCAAAAAAGGCTGGATATGATATCGTAGCGCTTCATTTTGACTATGGACAAAGGACGATGAGGCGCGAGAAGCGTGCGTTTGATGAGATATGTGAGCGACTAGGGGTTGCTAAAAAGCTTAGCCTTGATGTTAGCTTTATAGCACAAATCGGTGGAAATTCGTTAACAGATACCACCATGAAAATAAGAAAAGATGGGGTAGAAAAAGACGTGCCAAATACCTATGTACCTTTTCGAAATGGCATTTTTATCTCAGTTGCTACTGCCCTTGCTGAAAAAGAAAATGCACAAGCTATCTATATCGGTGTCGTAGAAGAAGATAGTTCAGGCTATCCTGACTGCAAAGAAAGCTTTATAAAAAGCGTAAACGAGGCTATAAATTTAGGCACATCGCCTAGTTTTTCGTGCGAGATAATTACTCCACTTGTAAATTTAAGTAAGGCTGACATCGTAGCAAAGTCGCTTGAGCTTGGCTCGCCACTAGAGCTTACTTGGAGCTGCTACGAGAGTGAGGATAAGGCATGCGGACTTTGTGATAGCTGCAGGCTAAGGCTAAATGGCTTTAAAAAGGCAAACGCCACTGATAAAATCGTATATAAAAATCAAAAATTTTCCTTATGA
- the gltX gene encoding glutamate--tRNA ligase yields MYRFAPSPTGDMHIGNLRAAIFNYICSLQDKSGFILRIEDTDKERNIEGKEKDILEILSKFGIKPEQIYIQSENLKFHRQLASKLLIDKKAFACFCTEEELEAKKQKAKEQGVAYRYDGTCERLSDAEVLNCEKPFVIRMKKPTRTMSFTDAIKGELSFEPDAVDSFVIMRADKTPTYNFACAVDDMLEGVTFVIRGEDHVSNTPKQDLIREGLGYTGKMNYAHLPILLNIEGKKMSKRENESSVKWLFEQGFLPEAIANYLILLGNKTPTEIFTIEDAVKWFDITKISRSPARFDVKKLEQINREHIKLASKERIKEIFGVDENLAELVKFYTQESSLVPEIKAKVEAIFSPKIAPDEYKNEFEIIKKAARNLKACESFDEFKKELMAATNLKGKNFFMPLRALLTNDLHGPELSELYPLIKDNLAKILI; encoded by the coding sequence ATGTATCGTTTTGCACCCTCTCCAACAGGAGATATGCACATAGGAAATTTACGTGCCGCTATTTTTAATTATATTTGTTCTTTGCAAGATAAAAGTGGCTTTATTTTACGCATAGAAGATACTGACAAAGAGCGAAATATTGAGGGAAAAGAGAAAGATATCTTAGAAATTTTGAGTAAATTTGGCATAAAACCAGAGCAAATTTACATCCAAAGCGAAAACTTAAAATTCCACAGACAGCTAGCTTCAAAGCTTCTTATCGACAAAAAGGCATTTGCTTGTTTTTGCACCGAAGAAGAGCTCGAGGCAAAAAAACAAAAAGCAAAAGAGCAAGGCGTGGCATATAGATACGACGGTACCTGCGAGAGACTAAGCGATGCTGAAGTTTTAAACTGCGAAAAACCTTTTGTTATCCGCATGAAAAAGCCGACACGCACTATGAGTTTTACAGATGCGATAAAAGGCGAGCTAAGCTTTGAGCCAGACGCAGTTGATAGCTTTGTCATCATGAGAGCGGACAAGACTCCAACTTATAACTTCGCTTGCGCAGTCGATGACATGCTTGAGGGCGTAACCTTTGTCATACGTGGCGAGGATCACGTGAGCAATACACCAAAGCAAGACCTCATACGCGAAGGCCTCGGCTACACCGGCAAGATGAACTACGCGCATTTGCCTATCCTTTTAAACATAGAGGGCAAAAAAATGAGCAAACGCGAGAACGAATCAAGCGTCAAATGGCTCTTTGAGCAGGGATTTTTACCTGAGGCGATCGCAAACTATTTGATCCTTCTTGGCAACAAAACTCCAACTGAAATTTTTACGATCGAAGATGCGGTGAAGTGGTTTGATATAACTAAAATTTCACGCTCGCCTGCTAGATTTGACGTGAAAAAGCTTGAGCAGATAAATAGAGAACACATCAAGCTTGCCTCAAAAGAGCGTATAAAAGAAATTTTTGGCGTAGATGAAAATTTGGCTGAGTTAGTTAAATTTTACACTCAGGAAAGCTCACTAGTGCCTGAGATAAAGGCAAAAGTTGAAGCCATTTTTTCACCAAAAATAGCTCCGGATGAGTATAAAAACGAATTTGAAATCATCAAAAAAGCAGCTCGTAATTTAAAAGCGTGCGAGAGCTTTGATGAGTTTAAAAAAGAGCTTATGGCCGCTACAAATTTAAAAGGCAAAAACTTTTTCATGCCGCTACGTGCGCTTCTTACAAACGACCTTCACGGTCCTGAGCTTAGTGAGCTCTATCCGCTCATCAAAGATAATCTAGCTAAAATTTTAATCTAG
- the metG gene encoding methionine--tRNA ligase, translating into MKEKAYITTPIYYVNDVPHIGHAYTTIIADTLARFNRLQGKETYFMTGTDEHGQKIEQAARARGKTPKEYADEISAKFRSLWDEFEISYNHFIRTTDEEHKQTVQNVFEKMQANGDIYKGEYEGFYCVSCETFFNQRDLLEDNHCPDCGRVTSLVKEESYFFKLSKYEDALLKWYENDELCVIPKGKKNEVVSFVKGGLKDLSVTRTSFDWGIKLPKSANDDKHVMYVWLDALINYLTTLGYSRDNAKMDLWPYTTHIVGKDILRFHAVYWPAFLMSLGLPLPKHVAAHGWWTINGEKMSKSKGNVINPREVANAYGLENFRYFLLREVPFGQDGDYSQKALIERINSELGNGLGNLLSRIVGMSAKYSDYKIDSKDVIKFHKAELDEAKGYLDEAIKNLENLATNRYLEDIWKIVTLANAAVAKYEPWSLVKAGKSDEANALVALCANLLAKVAILLSPAMPKTCAKIADTLGFSIDTASYESLVLKNEISNFVAKATEPLFPRIEKELMSEASEPKVEAKAEPKEEKKEDEIISIDDFAKVVIKVGEVLECERVEGSEKLLKFKIDLGEEQPRQILSGIAKYYEPSSLIGKQVCVLANLKERTMMKKYVSQGMILSASDGSLTLLGTQGKVKNGAIVG; encoded by the coding sequence ATGAAAGAAAAAGCTTATATAACGACCCCAATATACTATGTAAACGACGTGCCACACATCGGCCATGCCTACACGACTATCATCGCTGATACACTTGCTAGATTTAACCGCCTGCAAGGCAAAGAAACATACTTTATGACAGGCACAGACGAGCACGGACAAAAGATCGAACAAGCAGCTCGCGCAAGAGGCAAGACTCCAAAAGAGTATGCTGACGAGATCAGTGCGAAATTTAGGTCACTTTGGGATGAATTTGAGATAAGCTACAATCATTTTATAAGAACGACCGACGAAGAGCACAAACAAACCGTGCAAAATGTCTTTGAAAAGATGCAAGCAAATGGCGACATTTACAAAGGAGAATATGAGGGATTTTACTGCGTTAGCTGCGAAACTTTTTTTAACCAAAGAGACCTACTAGAAGACAATCACTGTCCAGACTGCGGCCGAGTGACATCTTTAGTTAAAGAAGAGAGCTACTTTTTTAAGCTTTCAAAATATGAAGATGCACTTTTAAAATGGTACGAAAACGACGAGCTTTGCGTTATCCCAAAGGGGAAGAAGAACGAGGTCGTAAGCTTTGTAAAAGGCGGGTTAAAAGACCTTTCGGTAACAAGAACGAGCTTTGACTGGGGCATAAAGCTACCAAAGAGCGCAAATGACGACAAGCACGTTATGTACGTTTGGCTTGACGCACTTATAAACTATCTAACAACATTAGGATACTCAAGAGATAACGCTAAAATGGATCTTTGGCCATATACGACACATATCGTTGGCAAGGACATCTTGCGCTTTCACGCAGTTTACTGGCCGGCATTTTTGATGAGTCTTGGCTTGCCACTACCAAAACACGTAGCAGCCCACGGCTGGTGGACTATAAATGGCGAAAAGATGAGCAAAAGCAAGGGCAATGTCATAAACCCAAGAGAGGTCGCAAACGCTTACGGACTTGAAAATTTCAGATACTTTTTGCTTAGAGAGGTGCCATTTGGTCAAGATGGCGACTACAGCCAAAAGGCTTTGATCGAGCGTATAAACTCAGAACTTGGCAACGGTCTTGGTAACTTACTAAGCCGCATTGTTGGCATGAGTGCAAAGTATAGCGACTATAAAATCGATTCAAAAGATGTGATCAAATTTCACAAAGCCGAGCTTGATGAGGCAAAAGGCTACCTTGATGAGGCTATAAAAAATTTAGAAAATTTAGCGACGAACCGCTATTTAGAGGATATTTGGAAGATCGTAACGCTAGCAAATGCAGCCGTTGCGAAGTATGAGCCGTGGTCACTTGTAAAAGCTGGCAAAAGTGACGAAGCAAATGCACTTGTGGCACTTTGCGCAAATTTACTTGCAAAAGTGGCGATACTGCTTAGCCCAGCTATGCCAAAAACTTGCGCAAAGATAGCTGACACGCTTGGCTTTAGCATAGATACGGCATCTTATGAAAGTCTTGTTTTGAAAAATGAAATTTCAAATTTTGTAGCAAAAGCTACCGAGCCGCTATTTCCAAGGATAGAAAAAGAGCTAATGAGCGAGGCTAGCGAGCCAAAGGTTGAGGCAAAAGCTGAGCCAAAAGAGGAGAAAAAAGAGGACGAAATCATTAGCATTGATGACTTTGCAAAGGTGGTGATAAAAGTAGGTGAAGTGCTCGAGTGCGAGAGAGTCGAGGGTAGTGAGAAACTGCTTAAATTTAAGATAGACCTTGGCGAGGAGCAGCCGCGTCAAATTTTATCTGGTATCGCCAAATACTACGAGCCTAGCTCGCTTATTGGCAAACAAGTTTGCGTTTTAGCAAATTTAAAAGAGCGAACGATGATGAAAAAATATGTCTCTCAAGGCATGATCCTAAGCGCATCAGATGGTTCGCTAACGCTTCTTGGTACGCAAGGTAAAGTTAAAAACGGTGCGATTGTTGGCTAA
- a CDS encoding Crp/Fnr family transcriptional regulator, whose protein sequence is MIEKIPFFQGLNEEDLAKLEAISVVKKYKKGEFLFIEGEEPKWLIFLISGSVKLYKTTANGKEIFIHQLAPMNFVAEVVNFENIVYPASAIFTISGEVLKINYEKFAAEFLIKPEICMKFLKSMSEKIRITTNLLHQELILSSEEKVARFILDHEDLFNELKHTKISSILNMTPETFSRILNKFKTNGLVKLDEKNQILEKDVGGLQEIYSY, encoded by the coding sequence ATGATAGAAAAAATCCCGTTTTTTCAAGGCTTAAACGAAGAAGATTTAGCCAAACTTGAAGCCATAAGTGTCGTAAAAAAGTATAAAAAGGGTGAATTTTTATTTATAGAAGGCGAGGAGCCAAAATGGTTAATATTTTTAATAAGCGGCTCTGTTAAGCTTTATAAAACCACGGCAAACGGAAAAGAAATTTTTATTCATCAGCTGGCTCCTATGAATTTTGTTGCGGAAGTCGTAAATTTTGAAAATATTGTCTACCCAGCTAGTGCCATTTTTACCATATCTGGTGAGGTATTAAAGATAAATTATGAAAAATTTGCGGCTGAATTTTTAATAAAACCAGAAATTTGTATGAAATTTTTAAAGTCAATGTCTGAAAAGATAAGAATCACAACAAATCTACTTCATCAAGAGTTAATTTTAAGCTCAGAAGAAAAAGTAGCTAGGTTTATTTTAGATCATGAAGATTTATTTAATGAACTAAAACATACAAAAATTTCATCAATACTTAATATGACTCCAGAAACTTTTTCAAGAATTTTAAATAAATTTAAAACAAATGGTTTAGTTAAACTTGATGAAAAGAACCAAATTTTGGAAAAAGATGTGGGTGGACTGCAAGAAATTTATTCTTATTGA
- a CDS encoding ferrochelatase, protein MTIENLTRLINAEALNAPTITSVSEFVFEIKHVRRGFAYICLNANDSDIETAIKQGAYAIISEDNVPIIDKEIAFLKVSSLQTAMIKLMRFEATHKDLKFCAVNPFINDFLEKSKLGSNAHVMSKNITELFNQIFHAKVFDVFFGDDTRTLQRISPLFETIYTDTTMHEINPSSIFFTNTVFKQTYYQNLNIPRVFAGMFYGLLKFLDSNKISFKPYEGRIHGHFDPIFIDKNFIPTSFGNSFRAIITESDEDLFISQSIFLNKKFSPDEIKICLPEGSLLKVQNAIYFQNLSEIKKLKNFIYILILCQKEELLEELHKTSEENLLF, encoded by the coding sequence ATGACAATAGAAAATTTAACTCGTCTAATAAATGCCGAGGCTCTAAATGCACCGACGATAACTAGCGTAAGCGAGTTTGTTTTCGAGATAAAGCATGTAAGACGTGGCTTTGCATATATTTGCTTAAACGCAAATGATAGCGACATAGAAACAGCGATTAAACAAGGCGCATACGCCATAATTAGCGAAGACAATGTGCCAATTATCGACAAAGAGATCGCTTTTTTAAAAGTTAGTAGCTTACAAACCGCCATGATAAAACTCATGAGATTTGAGGCTACTCACAAAGATCTAAAATTTTGCGCCGTAAATCCTTTTATAAATGATTTTTTAGAAAAATCAAAGCTTGGTTCTAACGCACACGTCATGTCAAAAAATATCACTGAGCTTTTTAATCAAATTTTTCACGCAAAGGTCTTTGATGTCTTTTTTGGCGATGATACAAGAACACTTCAGCGAATATCGCCTCTTTTTGAGACCATTTACACAGATACTACTATGCACGAGATAAATCCAAGCTCGATCTTTTTTACAAACACGGTCTTTAAGCAAACATACTATCAAAACTTAAACATACCACGAGTTTTTGCTGGAATGTTTTATGGGCTTTTAAAATTTCTTGATAGCAATAAAATTTCATTTAAGCCTTACGAAGGTAGGATTCACGGGCATTTTGACCCGATTTTTATAGATAAAAATTTTATTCCTACTAGTTTTGGAAATAGCTTTAGAGCCATAATTACTGAAAGCGATGAAGATTTATTCATAAGCCAAAGTATATTTTTAAATAAAAAATTTAGCCCTGATGAGATAAAAATTTGCTTGCCAGAAGGCTCTTTGTTAAAAGTACAAAACGCAATCTACTTTCAAAATTTAAGCGAGATAAAAAAGCTTAAAAATTTTATCTATATATTGATTTTATGCCAAAAAGAGGAGCTTTTAGAAGAGCTTCACAAAACATCTGAAGAAAATCTACTCTTTTAA
- a CDS encoding class 1 fructose-bisphosphatase encodes MQELNQIFNTIKEIAKEISEVIKYADLGYTTHENATGDTQLKLDVKSDEIITAKFKQLSCVKALISEEKEDELEINKNAKFIIAYDPLDGSSLVDVNFAVGSIFGIYENEVKPENLIAAAYSIYGPRLELVIAEKKGALPKFYRLGKDGEFKFVKELELKEKGKLNATGATQKGWSQTHRNFINELFNEGYRLRYSGAMVSDLHQILLKGGGLFSYPATSDHPNGKLRVVFEVLPFAFIYENAKGATTNGKNQTLFDIKIEKIHQTTPCFFGSRDEISLLHKFYEQK; translated from the coding sequence ATGCAAGAATTAAACCAAATTTTTAACACCATAAAAGAGATCGCAAAAGAGATAAGCGAAGTGATAAAATACGCCGATCTTGGCTACACAACCCACGAAAACGCAACAGGCGACACACAGCTAAAACTTGATGTCAAAAGCGACGAGATCATCACGGCTAAATTTAAGCAGCTTTCATGCGTAAAAGCGCTAATTAGCGAAGAAAAAGAGGACGAACTTGAGATAAATAAAAACGCTAAATTTATCATCGCTTACGATCCACTTGATGGCTCAAGCTTAGTTGATGTAAATTTCGCCGTTGGCTCGATCTTTGGTATCTATGAAAACGAAGTAAAACCAGAAAATTTAATAGCCGCAGCTTACAGCATATATGGCCCAAGACTTGAGCTGGTAATTGCTGAGAAAAAGGGCGCTTTGCCTAAATTTTATAGACTTGGCAAAGATGGCGAGTTTAAATTTGTAAAAGAGCTTGAGCTAAAAGAAAAAGGCAAGCTAAATGCCACGGGAGCCACGCAAAAAGGCTGGAGCCAAACGCATAGAAATTTTATAAACGAGCTATTTAACGAGGGCTACAGACTAAGATACTCAGGTGCAATGGTAAGCGATTTGCATCAAATTTTACTAAAAGGTGGCGGTCTTTTTAGCTACCCAGCAACGAGCGATCATCCAAATGGCAAGCTAAGAGTAGTCTTTGAAGTGTTGCCATTTGCCTTCATATATGAAAACGCAAAGGGCGCAACGACAAACGGCAAAAATCAAACACTTTTTGATATAAAAATAGAAAAAATTCACCAAACAACGCCATGCTTCTTTGGCTCACGTGATGAAATTTCTCTTTTGCATAAATTTTACGAGCAAAAATAA
- the mscL gene encoding large-conductance mechanosensitive channel protein MscL → MSFISEFKEFAMRGNVIDMAVGVVIGGAFGKIVSSLVGDVIMPVVGVLTGGVNFTDLKLTLKEAVEGAPAVTINYGSFIQTMVDFLIIAFCIFCVIKALNTLKNKLPKEEPAPAEPETPADIALLTEIRDLLKK, encoded by the coding sequence ATGAGTTTTATAAGCGAATTTAAAGAATTTGCGATGCGTGGAAATGTCATAGATATGGCTGTTGGCGTTGTTATAGGCGGCGCGTTTGGAAAGATCGTTTCATCACTAGTTGGTGATGTTATCATGCCTGTTGTTGGCGTTTTAACTGGTGGTGTAAATTTTACTGATCTTAAGCTTACGCTAAAAGAAGCAGTAGAGGGAGCGCCTGCCGTTACGATAAATTATGGCTCATTTATACAAACAATGGTTGATTTTTTAATAATCGCATTTTGTATTTTCTGCGTTATCAAAGCTTTAAATACACTTAAAAATAAATTACCAAAAGAGGAGCCAGCTCCAGCAGAGCCTGAAACTCCAGCTGACATTGCACTTTTAACTGAGATTAGAGATCTACTTAAAAAATAA
- the mobB gene encoding molybdopterin-guanine dinucleotide biosynthesis protein B encodes MKRLAIAFSGPSNSGKTTLILKVAKKFIDDGLKVAIVKHDPGDKAKFDVEGKDSFKFSQTGADVVVMSPTRTTYFSQNPKEISDVIKMLGEFDILLVEGLKTLPLPRLSVFKDEIDEKYLSFSDAIATYKKQIPYEIKNINLDDIDAICAWIIKNAKAV; translated from the coding sequence ATGAAAAGACTTGCTATTGCTTTTTCTGGCCCTTCAAATAGCGGAAAAACGACTCTTATTTTAAAGGTAGCAAAAAAATTTATAGATGATGGTTTGAAAGTCGCGATAGTAAAACACGATCCGGGCGACAAGGCCAAATTTGACGTTGAAGGCAAAGATAGCTTTAAATTTTCTCAAACTGGAGCAGATGTGGTGGTGATGAGTCCTACTAGAACAACTTATTTCTCACAAAATCCAAAAGAAATTAGCGATGTCATTAAAATGCTAGGTGAGTTTGACATACTCTTAGTCGAGGGGTTAAAGACGCTTCCACTACCAAGATTAAGTGTTTTTAAAGATGAAATAGATGAAAAATATCTTAGCTTTTCAGACGCGATCGCAACATATAAAAAACAAATTCCTTACGAGATAAAAAATATAAATTTAGACGATATAGACGCTATTTGTGCGTGGATAATCAAAAATGCAAAGGCTGTATAA
- the ybeY gene encoding rRNA maturation RNase YbeY — MILCEESYPKILDEICEYLTLGEIELVFVDKEEMRELNKTERGIDKTTDVLSFPLELVIHAPLGSIVINKDMVKEKATELNHSEEAETALLFTHGLLHILGFDHEKDDGEMREKECEVIKKFELPKSLIVRSEDIRLIDLINNKNLKE, encoded by the coding sequence ATGATACTTTGCGAAGAGAGCTATCCAAAAATTTTAGATGAAATTTGTGAATATTTGACACTAGGAGAAATCGAGCTAGTTTTTGTTGATAAGGAAGAAATGAGAGAACTAAATAAAACTGAGCGAGGCATTGATAAAACGACAGATGTTTTAAGCTTTCCGCTTGAGCTTGTCATTCACGCCCCACTTGGCTCAATCGTTATAAACAAAGATATGGTAAAAGAGAAAGCAACTGAGCTAAATCATAGCGAAGAGGCCGAAACCGCACTACTTTTTACACATGGATTACTTCATATATTAGGATTTGATCATGAAAAAGATGATGGCGAAATGAGAGAAAAAGAGTGCGAAGTGATAAAAAAATTTGAGCTGCCTAAAAGTCTAATCGTAAGAAGTGAGGACATTAGGCTAATCGATCTTATAAATAATAAAAACTTAAAAGAGTAG
- a CDS encoding YggT family protein — MILSTLFSAIANILHLIITVYTWVIIAAALISWVRPDPSSPVVQLLYRLTEPVYSFIRRYIKTNFSGIDFTPLIVLLTLQFLDQFLIRLLFGFAASL; from the coding sequence ATGATACTTTCCACCCTATTTTCAGCGATTGCAAACATTTTGCACCTTATTATCACGGTCTATACTTGGGTCATCATCGCAGCAGCGCTCATTAGCTGGGTCAGACCTGATCCTAGCTCGCCGGTCGTGCAGCTACTTTATAGGCTAACTGAGCCGGTTTATAGCTTTATTAGACGCTATATAAAAACAAATTTTAGTGGTATTGACTTTACTCCGCTTATTGTGCTTTTAACACTTCAATTTTTAGATCAATTTTTAATAAGGCTTTTGTTTGGTTTTGCTGCGTCACTTTAG
- a CDS encoding lytic transglycosylase domain-containing protein has protein sequence MVLLRHFSILSLVCVALLAKIYTYEELKNEPKSLAKDYYINRLINEGSYTKEQIADLSRDVFRKAGLVQKSIDKILPPKAAPSKCPGVNTKNITQANLTCQNLLTSITFSLKLDNHTREILAANLAKTNPEKSKILLVLNEANPAKAFANLNDTKSFLELFNASSPQNKSILFSESFDANFMTKLYSQKGFTNLLNDIVFNKKYEGFRRNLLSIDPAVTEKNDAFTLGLNAILLGQDDIAFSLFARAKSTFERAWQRDNATFWQYQISKNESFLKELSASKDANIYSLYARDLIGGEPLEVIVPRPSKQNIENFDVSDPFLWNKTAALAKDMNATQASEFAKKFYTNESIGAYAFFMQKAHGWEKQYFLMPSSPELEGISNERKSMIYALARQESLFIPSVVSTSYALGMMQFMPFLANAIGKKELKIPNFDQDDLFKTDVAFKFANHHLNYLDKFLYHPLFTAYAYNGGIGFTKKLITRDDMFKEGKFEPFLSIELVSVAETRNYGKKVLANYVIYMALTGSNIKISQLFENLTKPALTDKFRN, from the coding sequence TTGGTTTTGCTGCGTCACTTTAGTATTCTCTCTCTTGTCTGTGTTGCTCTTTTGGCTAAAATTTATACCTACGAAGAGCTAAAAAACGAGCCAAAAAGCCTAGCAAAAGACTACTACATCAACCGTCTTATTAACGAGGGCAGCTATACAAAAGAGCAGATCGCAGATCTTTCGCGTGATGTATTTAGAAAAGCGGGCCTTGTTCAAAAATCAATCGATAAAATTTTACCTCCGAAAGCGGCTCCTAGCAAATGCCCTGGTGTAAATACAAAAAATATCACCCAGGCAAATCTAACCTGCCAAAATTTGCTAACATCTATTACTTTTAGCTTAAAGCTTGATAATCACACTCGTGAAATTTTAGCAGCCAATCTTGCAAAGACAAATCCAGAAAAATCAAAAATTTTACTCGTATTAAATGAAGCAAATCCGGCTAAAGCTTTTGCAAATTTAAACGATACAAAGAGCTTTTTAGAGCTATTTAACGCCTCTAGCCCGCAAAATAAAAGTATACTTTTTAGCGAAAGTTTTGATGCAAATTTCATGACCAAGCTCTACTCACAAAAGGGCTTTACAAATTTATTAAACGATATTGTTTTTAATAAAAAATATGAAGGCTTTAGGAGAAATTTGCTAAGCATCGATCCAGCTGTCACTGAAAAAAATGACGCTTTTACGCTTGGATTAAATGCGATTTTACTAGGACAAGACGATATCGCTTTTAGTCTTTTTGCAAGAGCCAAGAGCACATTTGAAAGAGCTTGGCAAAGAGATAATGCGACCTTTTGGCAGTACCAGATAAGCAAAAACGAAAGCTTTTTAAAAGAGCTAAGTGCCAGCAAGGACGCGAATATATACTCACTTTACGCAAGAGATTTGATCGGTGGTGAACCACTTGAGGTCATCGTACCAAGGCCTAGTAAGCAAAATATCGAAAATTTTGACGTAAGCGATCCGTTTTTATGGAACAAAACTGCAGCCCTTGCAAAGGATATGAATGCCACGCAAGCAAGCGAATTTGCTAAGAAATTTTATACAAACGAAAGCATCGGCGCCTATGCATTTTTCATGCAAAAGGCGCATGGCTGGGAGAAGCAATACTTCTTAATGCCAAGCTCTCCTGAGCTTGAGGGCATCAGCAACGAGAGAAAGTCAATGATCTACGCTCTGGCTAGACAAGAGAGTCTCTTTATCCCAAGCGTAGTTTCTACTTCATACGCCCTTGGAATGATGCAGTTTATGCCATTTCTTGCAAATGCGATCGGCAAAAAAGAGCTAAAAATTCCAAATTTTGACCAGGACGATCTTTTTAAAACTGATGTTGCCTTTAAATTTGCAAATCACCACCTAAACTATCTTGATAAATTTCTCTATCATCCGCTCTTTACCGCATACGCGTACAACGGCGGTATCGGCTTTACTAAAAAGCTTATCACAAGAGATGATATGTTTAAAGAGGGGAAATTTGAGCCATTTTTATCGATCGAGCTTGTCTCAGTCGCAGAGACTAGAAACTACGGTAAAAAGGTGCTTGCCAACTATGTGATCTATATGGCACTTACTGGTTCCAATATAAAGATTTCGCAACTTTTCGAAAATTTAACAAAACCGGCTTTGACTGATAAATTTCGAAACTAA
- a CDS encoding cytochrome c3 family protein, producing MAEVKKKFFVWSSVVIGIVIGLIASMGIADALHATGSGYICTICHTMDPMNAAYHEDAHGGNNKLGIKAECSACHLNHTSAYTYVLTKLKVSINDGYKTFFTDTDKIDWRKKREHASHFVYDSGCLTCHSNLKNVIQAGKSFLPHRDYFVLGNPNKKSCVDCHEHVGHKNLGLQIDKFEAIKKQENNKTK from the coding sequence TTGGCTGAAGTTAAGAAGAAATTTTTTGTTTGGTCATCTGTTGTTATCGGCATTGTGATCGGACTTATTGCGTCTATGGGTATTGCTGATGCACTTCACGCGACTGGTAGCGGCTACATCTGTACTATTTGCCACACGATGGATCCTATGAATGCTGCATATCATGAAGATGCGCACGGCGGCAATAACAAGCTTGGCATAAAAGCTGAATGTTCAGCCTGTCACCTAAACCATACAAGTGCCTATACCTATGTACTTACAAAACTTAAAGTATCGATAAATGATGGCTATAAGACATTTTTTACAGATACGGACAAGATCGACTGGCGTAAAAAGCGCGAGCATGCATCTCACTTTGTCTATGATAGTGGATGTTTGACTTGCCACTCAAATTTAAAAAATGTTATTCAAGCTGGTAAATCATTCTTGCCACATAGAGATTATTTCGTTCTTGGAAATCCTAATAAAAAATCATGTGTTGATTGTCACGAGCATGTTGGTCACAAGAATTTAGGACTACAAATCGATAAATTTGAAGCAATTAAAAAACAAGAAAACAATAAAACCAAGTAA